A genomic window from Lactobacillus sp. ESL0677 includes:
- a CDS encoding MarR family transcriptional regulator, protein MTKYQQILAKYYHLLALDNNEDQEKKWLVAQDYLAQNLSTVHFHILSYLLATPHATATEIRAHLGVLRGTLSKRLTTLIKKGLVVANQDQADARSKHYTLTPAGIQLAQLHNQLLQKKDQQLGHVLDRFTNEELSTIDHFLSDLVTAEENINYH, encoded by the coding sequence ATGACTAAATATCAACAAATTTTAGCTAAATATTATCATCTGCTAGCTTTAGACAACAATGAAGATCAAGAAAAGAAATGGTTAGTTGCTCAAGATTACCTTGCCCAAAATTTAAGCACCGTACACTTTCATATCTTATCGTATTTATTAGCTACGCCTCACGCAACAGCGACCGAAATTCGTGCACACTTAGGCGTACTGCGCGGAACACTCTCTAAACGCTTAACCACTTTAATTAAAAAAGGTTTGGTTGTCGCTAATCAAGATCAAGCAGACGCCCGCAGCAAGCACTATACCTTAACTCCAGCTGGTATCCAGCTAGCACAGTTACATAATCAACTACTGCAAAAAAAGGATCAACAATTAGGACATGTACTTGATCGTTTTACTAACGAAGAATTATCAACCATTGATCATTTCTTATCCGATCTAGTAACTGCTGAAGAAAATATTAATTATCATTAG